One genomic window of Candidatus Bathyarchaeota archaeon includes the following:
- a CDS encoding 30S ribosomal protein S19, translated as MPREFTYRGYTIDQLKEMSMDDFIKLLPSRQRRSLLRGLTPAQRKLLEEIKEYKRGSSGAGGVLKTHCRDMVILPEMVGLKILVHNGREFVPVEVTPEMIGHYLGEFAITNKKVVHGTPGIGASRSSMYVPLK; from the coding sequence ATGCCTAGAGAATTCACATATAGAGGCTACACGATCGACCAGCTCAAAGAGATGTCTATGGACGATTTCATAAAACTCCTACCGTCAAGACAGAGACGCAGCCTCCTGAGGGGGTTGACACCAGCCCAGAGGAAGCTGCTCGAGGAGATTAAAGAGTATAAAAGAGGATCATCGGGGGCTGGAGGTGTCTTGAAGACGCATTGCAGAGACATGGTAATCCTCCCAGAGATGGTAGGCCTAAAGATCCTAGTGCATAACGGAAGAGAATTCGTTCCAGTGGAGGTAACCCCAGAGATGATAGGCCACTACCTCGGAGAATTCGCGATAACGAACAAGAAGGTTGTACACGGCACACCAGGAATAGGAGCCTCAAGGTCCAGCATGTACGTACCATTAAAGTGA
- a CDS encoding 50S ribosomal protein L14: MPAPKSRAVSARGVIEYRPKISRGLQAGTILNCADNTGAKKLKLINVIGYKGRHRRVPSACVGDMVMVSVTKGTPELRRQMFPAVVIRQRKLFRRPEGIRVQFEDNAAVIMTPEGELKGTEIRGPVAKEAAERWPRVANLASIVL, encoded by the coding sequence ATGCCGGCGCCTAAATCCAGAGCTGTAAGTGCTAGAGGAGTGATAGAGTATAGGCCGAAGATCTCAAGGGGCCTCCAAGCAGGAACCATACTCAACTGCGCAGACAATACAGGAGCAAAGAAACTCAAACTGATAAACGTCATAGGATACAAAGGCAGACATAGAAGGGTTCCATCAGCATGCGTAGGAGACATGGTCATGGTCTCAGTGACAAAGGGAACACCTGAACTCAGACGACAAATGTTTCCAGCAGTAGTCATAAGGCAGAGAAAACTATTCAGGAGGCCTGAAGGGATCAGGGTGCAGTTCGAAGACAACGCAGCGGTCATCATGACCCCTGAAGGCGAGTTGAAAGGAACAGAGATAAGGGGTCCAGTAGCAAAAGAAGCTGCTGAGAGGTGGCCTAGAGTCGCAAACCTAGCAAGCATAGTACTGTGA
- the rplX gene encoding 50S ribosomal protein L24, with protein MAVKTKKPRKQRKKIIKATEKDRWKMMGANLSPRLRERYGVRTLPVRVDDTVKIMRGDFAGIEGKVIEVDRRKARVIVEGVTREKASGEQVRIPIHASKVMITNLNLEDRWRRERLEKASVELKPQE; from the coding sequence TTGGCTGTGAAGACAAAGAAACCTAGAAAACAGCGTAAAAAGATCATCAAAGCCACAGAGAAGGATAGGTGGAAGATGATGGGTGCAAACCTTTCCCCGAGACTGAGGGAGAGATACGGAGTCAGAACCTTACCTGTAAGGGTTGACGACACAGTAAAGATCATGAGGGGAGACTTCGCTGGAATAGAGGGGAAGGTTATAGAAGTCGACAGGAGAAAGGCGAGGGTGATAGTTGAAGGGGTTACGCGAGAGAAGGCTTCAGGTGAACAGGTCAGGATCCCAATACACGCATCCAAAGTCATGATAACAAACCTGAACCTTGAAGATAGATGGCGTAGAGAGAGACTTGAGAAAGCCTCGGTTGAATTGAAACCTCAGGAGTAG
- a CDS encoding 30S ribosomal protein S17, which yields MTRNIGLRFKPPPKTCDDKLCPFHGGLKVHRRTLTGTVASSKMKGTVTVERDYLHYVPKYMRYERRRSRIMAHSPPCLEVREGDKVTIAECRPISKEVSFVVVEKSTGSG from the coding sequence GTGACACGCAACATAGGGTTAAGGTTTAAGCCACCGCCCAAGACATGCGACGACAAGCTATGTCCATTCCATGGAGGTTTGAAGGTTCACAGAAGAACATTGACTGGAACAGTTGCAAGCAGCAAGATGAAGGGAACAGTAACAGTGGAGAGAGATTACCTACACTATGTTCCAAAGTATATGAGGTATGAGAGGAGGAGGAGCAGAATAATGGCCCACAGCCCACCGTGCCTGGAGGTCAGGGAGGGAGACAAGGTGACTATAGCCGAGTGTAGACCGATAAGTAAGGAAGTGTCATTCGTCGTAGTCGAAAAGTCAACAGGTTCAGGTTGA
- a CDS encoding ribonuclease P protein component 1, with product MTEVNPFNLVRHELIGLEAKIVKSTNRQIVGLKGKIVDETRNILTVRSGGRDLKIPKNIVQIRFYLPNGEIVDVEGKVIQARPEDRVKMRVRRW from the coding sequence GTGACTGAGGTAAACCCGTTCAACCTTGTAAGACATGAATTGATAGGTTTGGAGGCTAAGATAGTGAAGAGTACGAACAGGCAGATAGTTGGTTTGAAGGGTAAGATTGTAGATGAGACGAGGAACATATTGACCGTTAGAAGTGGAGGTAGAGACCTGAAGATTCCTAAGAACATAGTTCAGATAAGATTCTATCTGCCAAATGGTGAGATCGTCGACGTCGAAGGTAAGGTCATTCAGGCGAGACCTGAAGATAGAGTTAAGATGAGGGTTAGGAGATGGTGA
- a CDS encoding 30S ribosomal protein S3, translating to MSVYKYFIKDYSKKAEIDEFLKNELKRAGYSRMELTKTPMGTRIVIFAAKPGLVIGRRGQSVRDLTKILEERFGLENPQISIAPIELPELDPKIMAAQVAMALERGVHFRRAAYWAMSRIMDAGALGVEIAISGKLTTQRARTEKYRQGYLVKVGDQVRRQVLTATAYSQLKPGLYGVKVSIVPPDYEFIDRPSVKEHTVEERAVEAQGEVEREATEVEMEMKEEGEVADTEKA from the coding sequence ATGTCAGTCTACAAATATTTCATCAAAGACTATTCGAAGAAGGCTGAGATAGATGAGTTTCTCAAGAACGAGTTGAAGAGGGCGGGATACAGTAGGATGGAGCTCACCAAGACCCCTATGGGCACTAGAATAGTAATCTTCGCAGCCAAGCCAGGACTCGTAATAGGTAGGAGGGGGCAGAGTGTGAGAGACCTCACCAAGATACTCGAGGAGAGGTTTGGTTTGGAGAACCCCCAGATCTCAATAGCTCCGATAGAGTTGCCTGAGCTAGACCCTAAGATAATGGCTGCCCAGGTTGCTATGGCCTTAGAGAGGGGTGTACACTTCAGGAGGGCAGCCTACTGGGCTATGAGTAGAATAATGGACGCCGGCGCCCTAGGTGTTGAGATAGCGATAAGCGGCAAGTTGACGACGCAGAGGGCGAGGACCGAGAAGTACCGTCAAGGCTACCTTGTCAAGGTTGGAGACCAGGTTAGAAGGCAGGTGTTGACAGCAACAGCATACAGCCAACTCAAACCTGGACTCTACGGTGTGAAGGTCTCTATAGTTCCCCCTGACTATGAATTCATCGATAGACCATCAGTCAAGGAACATACAGTGGAGGAGAGGGCTGTGGAGGCTCAAGGCGAGGTTGAGAGAGAAGCAACGGAGGTTGAGATGGAGATGAAGGAGGAGGGTGAGGTTGCCGATACTGAGAAAGCGTGA
- a CDS encoding 50S ribosomal protein L2: MGKRIIVRRRGRGGIFEAPTHRRVAEASYPNVSVEGGRLTAYVEEFIHDPGRGAPLALMRLEDGSRFYVAAPEGLSVNQKVEVGEASTVSIGNIMPLEKIPEGTVICNVEYKPGDGGRLARSSGAYATVVAHTPRGVEVKLPSMKSIYLSGRCRAMVGVIAGGGRVDKPFLKAGNRMKFMRSRGRRWPIVKGTSMIAASHPHGGGRHRHEGKPTTTSRFAPPGRKVGLIAARHTGRGGKKKRGKM, encoded by the coding sequence TTGGGCAAGAGAATAATTGTCAGGAGAAGGGGAAGAGGAGGAATATTTGAGGCGCCGACCCACAGAAGAGTCGCTGAAGCATCCTACCCCAACGTATCTGTTGAAGGTGGCAGACTCACAGCTTATGTTGAGGAGTTTATACACGACCCAGGAAGAGGAGCACCCCTAGCGTTGATGAGGCTAGAGGATGGAAGCAGATTCTACGTAGCCGCCCCTGAAGGTCTGAGTGTAAACCAGAAGGTTGAGGTCGGCGAAGCGTCCACGGTCAGCATCGGAAACATTATGCCTCTGGAGAAGATCCCTGAAGGAACAGTCATATGCAATGTCGAGTATAAGCCTGGGGATGGAGGCCGGCTCGCAAGATCCTCAGGAGCCTACGCCACGGTCGTAGCCCACACACCCAGAGGAGTAGAGGTCAAACTCCCATCTATGAAGAGCATATATCTGAGTGGGAGATGTAGGGCGATGGTCGGTGTCATAGCTGGAGGGGGGAGAGTTGACAAACCATTCCTGAAAGCAGGGAACAGAATGAAGTTCATGAGATCCAGAGGTAGAAGGTGGCCAATAGTCAAGGGGACATCGATGATAGCAGCATCCCACCCACATGGAGGAGGAAGACATAGACATGAAGGTAAACCCACAACAACCTCAAGATTCGCCCCACCTGGAAGAAAGGTGGGCCTGATAGCGGCTAGACATACAGGAAGAGGAGGTAAGAAGAAGAGAGGGAAAATGTAG
- a CDS encoding 50S ribosomal protein L3, producing MGRRKKHAPKRGSLAYLPKSRAAGWVGRIRFWPNVEGEPRLLAFPGFKAGMTHIITVDQHKGSLTFGREVSIPITVLETPPLIVCGVRLYGTYEGGLRTLGEAWSTEIPKDLERVITPPKKTEGEDPLTKLEGSIEKASEVRVIAATQPRLTGIGRKKPHLIEIKVSGGTLKEQFEYAKGLLGKMVKSNEVFKEGSFVDVVAITKGKGIQGPVKRWGVRILHHKSRKTRRGVGSIGGWTPSSIIYSVPRAGQTGFFQRTEYNKQIVKVGENGSEITPRGGFPHYGIVRGGYVMLMGSVPGAAKRLVMMRYPARASTPIEGPPKIEYLSLESKQGD from the coding sequence TTGGGAAGGAGAAAGAAACATGCGCCTAAAAGAGGCTCCTTAGCATATCTTCCGAAGAGTAGGGCGGCTGGATGGGTTGGGAGAATAAGGTTCTGGCCCAATGTTGAGGGTGAGCCCAGGCTACTCGCATTCCCAGGCTTCAAGGCTGGGATGACCCACATAATCACAGTCGACCAGCATAAAGGCTCACTCACATTCGGCAGGGAAGTCTCAATACCAATAACTGTCCTCGAAACCCCGCCGCTCATAGTCTGCGGTGTGAGGCTCTACGGAACCTATGAAGGTGGGCTCAGAACCTTAGGTGAAGCCTGGTCTACTGAGATTCCGAAGGATCTTGAGAGGGTGATAACCCCGCCGAAGAAAACTGAAGGTGAAGACCCCCTGACTAAACTCGAAGGGTCGATTGAGAAAGCCTCAGAGGTAAGGGTGATAGCTGCAACCCAGCCGAGACTCACAGGAATAGGTAGGAAGAAACCTCATCTAATAGAGATAAAGGTGAGCGGGGGAACATTGAAGGAGCAGTTCGAATATGCGAAGGGTCTACTAGGTAAGATGGTGAAGTCTAACGAAGTATTCAAGGAAGGGAGCTTCGTAGATGTGGTGGCTATAACAAAAGGCAAAGGTATCCAGGGACCTGTGAAGAGGTGGGGTGTGAGAATACTACACCACAAGTCTAGAAAGACAAGGAGAGGAGTCGGTTCGATAGGAGGTTGGACCCCATCCTCGATCATATATTCAGTCCCGAGGGCAGGTCAGACAGGTTTCTTCCAGAGGACAGAATATAACAAGCAGATAGTCAAGGTTGGAGAGAACGGTTCAGAGATAACGCCGAGAGGAGGTTTCCCACACTACGGAATAGTCAGAGGAGGATATGTGATGTTGATGGGGAGCGTCCCAGGAGCTGCGAAGAGGCTTGTTATGATGAGATATCCAGCCAGAGCATCGACACCCATAGAGGGGCCTCCTAAGATAGAATATTTGAGTCTGGAGTCTAAGCAGGGAGATTGA
- a CDS encoding 30S ribosomal protein S4e, translating into MAGKGGSRHLKRLPAPPFWPIHMKEFKWAPKPSPGPHLAEMSIPLKIVLREMLKYAKTSREARRIISKGAVKVDGKIRRDENYPVGLMDIIEVPDARSTYRLIPYPSRGLSLMKVTKDEGGYKICRIEKKTLLRGGRLQLNLSDGRNIIIDGEAKTADYRTGDTLQLSIPEQKILSHIRFDEGRYCLITAGRNMGRHGKIVNIEETEKSKIVTVQDSQGQTYKTIAEYVYVIGEDQPLIKLPES; encoded by the coding sequence ATGGCTGGGAAAGGAGGATCTAGACATTTGAAGAGGCTCCCCGCACCCCCATTCTGGCCCATACATATGAAAGAGTTCAAGTGGGCTCCTAAACCAAGTCCTGGACCACATCTCGCCGAAATGTCTATCCCCCTTAAAATAGTCTTGAGAGAGATGTTGAAGTATGCCAAGACATCGAGGGAAGCAAGAAGAATAATCTCAAAAGGAGCAGTAAAAGTTGACGGGAAGATAAGGAGAGACGAGAACTATCCAGTAGGCTTGATGGATATAATAGAGGTTCCAGACGCGAGATCAACATACAGACTCATACCGTACCCTTCTAGAGGCCTCTCACTGATGAAGGTGACGAAGGATGAGGGAGGATACAAAATATGCAGAATAGAGAAGAAGACCCTGCTGAGAGGTGGAAGGTTACAGTTGAACCTCAGCGATGGAAGAAACATCATAATAGACGGTGAAGCCAAAACAGCAGACTACAGGACAGGAGACACATTACAGTTGAGCATACCTGAACAGAAGATTCTCAGCCACATAAGATTCGATGAGGGAAGATACTGTTTGATCACAGCTGGAAGAAACATGGGCAGACATGGAAAGATAGTCAATATAGAGGAGACTGAGAAGTCGAAGATCGTAACAGTCCAAGACAGTCAAGGCCAAACATACAAGACAATAGCAGAATACGTCTACGTCATAGGAGAAGATCAGCCTCTGATAAAGTTGCCGGAGAGTTGA
- a CDS encoding 50S ribosomal protein L5, producing the protein MSGERLKDTNPMRTIKLGKVTVNIGVGKSGEQLEKARKVLEQITGRKPCSRRAKKTIKDFGVRKGEPIACMVTLRGGEAFERLKAYLSAVGNRVRSSAFDDYGNFSFGIKEHIEIPGTKYYPELGIFGMNISVSLERPGYRVKRRTIKRSDISRSHLVTRGEAIEYAKQNLGIEILGEQEPE; encoded by the coding sequence ATGAGTGGAGAGAGATTGAAGGATACGAACCCTATGAGGACGATAAAGTTAGGGAAGGTCACAGTGAATATTGGAGTCGGAAAGTCTGGAGAGCAACTCGAGAAAGCCAGAAAGGTCCTGGAGCAGATTACAGGTCGAAAACCATGCTCCAGAAGGGCGAAGAAGACAATAAAAGACTTCGGAGTTAGAAAGGGTGAACCGATAGCTTGCATGGTGACATTAAGAGGCGGCGAAGCATTTGAGAGGTTGAAGGCATACCTCTCAGCAGTTGGGAACAGAGTAAGAAGCTCAGCCTTCGACGATTACGGAAACTTCTCATTTGGAATAAAAGAGCATATAGAGATACCTGGAACAAAATATTATCCTGAACTTGGAATCTTCGGCATGAACATCTCAGTCAGCCTTGAGAGGCCAGGATACAGGGTGAAGAGGAGAACTATCAAAAGGTCAGATATCTCAAGAAGTCACCTGGTAACAAGAGGAGAAGCGATAGAGTATGCGAAGCAGAATCTTGGAATTGAGATTCTTGGGGAGCAGGAGCCTGAATGA
- a CDS encoding bifunctional phosphoglucose/phosphomannose isomerase — protein MFDLDDPSFIRSRDGCGMLGLIDCFPSMLVEGYSSRWVEGPENICGPISNVLMVGFGGSAISGDILRDWLIDVLHVPFEVHRGLRLPRYVSDETLAIIVSYSGETLETLQLLSSSLRRGCKTLTVTSGGLMGEICIKRRVPMLKVDGGLPPRAALPLLLSATLKALTETDVVPEMSAELYRTSSELEDKSRLWRVEVESANNPCKRLATELLNTIPVIYSLEGLTSVARRFKDQFNENSKIPAKFDLIPEACHNEIEGWSKDFLSNYDRPRLSTIFIRDFYESPDESARIDAFKEQIQSVGLKDIFEVWSDPSTRLGRILHPILFGDYLSTYLAVARGVDPTSIPAISAVKGMVESRTGLRVELEKMIL, from the coding sequence ATGTTTGATCTCGACGATCCAAGCTTCATCAGGTCTAGGGATGGGTGTGGCATGTTGGGTTTGATCGACTGTTTCCCAAGCATGCTCGTTGAAGGTTACAGTTCCAGATGGGTTGAGGGTCCTGAGAATATTTGTGGGCCGATCTCTAATGTTCTGATGGTTGGTTTCGGAGGTTCAGCGATATCCGGAGATATTTTGAGAGACTGGCTGATAGATGTTTTACATGTTCCTTTTGAGGTTCATCGCGGCTTGAGATTGCCAAGATACGTTTCAGACGAGACTCTGGCAATCATCGTGAGCTATTCAGGTGAGACTCTTGAGACTCTTCAGTTGCTCTCCTCATCCTTGAGGAGGGGTTGTAAGACCTTGACCGTTACATCTGGAGGTTTGATGGGTGAGATCTGTATTAAACGTAGAGTTCCAATGTTGAAGGTTGACGGTGGTCTACCTCCCAGGGCTGCGCTCCCTCTGCTCCTCTCAGCGACTTTGAAGGCCCTGACCGAGACAGATGTTGTTCCAGAGATGTCTGCGGAACTTTATCGAACATCCTCTGAGCTCGAGGATAAGTCTAGATTGTGGAGGGTAGAGGTTGAGTCGGCGAATAATCCATGTAAGAGGTTGGCTACTGAGCTACTCAACACTATCCCTGTAATATATTCCCTTGAAGGTTTAACGTCTGTCGCCAGGAGGTTCAAGGACCAGTTCAATGAGAATAGTAAGATCCCAGCTAAGTTCGACCTTATCCCTGAAGCTTGCCATAATGAGATTGAAGGTTGGTCCAAAGACTTTCTTTCAAACTATGATAGGCCTAGACTATCAACAATATTTATCAGAGACTTCTATGAGAGCCCCGATGAATCAGCTAGAATAGATGCTTTCAAGGAGCAAATTCAGTCTGTCGGCTTGAAAGATATTTTCGAGGTCTGGAGCGACCCATCCACAAGGTTGGGTAGAATATTGCATCCAATACTATTCGGCGACTATCTCTCAACATATCTCGCTGTGGCAAGAGGTGTCGATCCAACGTCGATACCTGCGATCAGTGCTGTCAAAGGTATGGTTGAGTCTAGGACAGGTTTGAGGGTTGAACTGGAGAAGATGATTCTCTAG
- a CDS encoding 50S ribosomal protein L23, producing MRLHEVIQYPLISEETVAMIERENKITFIVNPAADKRDVKRAVKELYEAEVESVNTLITPDGRKKAYVKFKPEYKAADLAVKLGIL from the coding sequence ATAAGACTCCACGAGGTCATCCAGTACCCCCTTATCTCAGAGGAGACGGTTGCAATGATAGAGAGGGAGAACAAGATAACGTTCATAGTCAACCCAGCAGCTGATAAGAGAGATGTTAAGAGGGCTGTCAAGGAACTCTACGAGGCTGAGGTCGAATCGGTCAACACGTTGATAACCCCAGATGGAAGAAAGAAGGCCTACGTCAAGTTTAAACCTGAATATAAAGCAGCAGACCTTGCTGTTAAACTTGGAATATTGTGA
- a CDS encoding 30S ribosomal protein S14 has translation MKQKPKKQRKIGKGSRPCRRCGQQGPVIRKYGLMLCRQCFREVAQTLGFRKYE, from the coding sequence ATGAAACAGAAACCGAAGAAACAGAGGAAGATAGGTAAAGGTAGTAGACCATGCAGAAGATGCGGCCAGCAAGGCCCAGTCATAAGAAAATATGGGCTGATGCTATGCAGACAATGTTTCAGAGAGGTAGCTCAAACATTAGGATTCAGAAAGTATGAGTGA
- a CDS encoding 50S ribosomal protein L22 — MPTWGYSIKELDPDRTVKCSGRELRISPKASVELCKAIKGMRLQEAKKLLEDVTAKRRPIPYRRYNKEVPHKGGIGFHAGRYPVKAAERFRKLLEELEANAEYKGLDIEKIKIIHAASHRGMKIKKYIPRAFGRASPSFNTLTHVELVGYETE, encoded by the coding sequence GTGCCTACTTGGGGATACTCAATCAAAGAGCTCGATCCAGACAGGACCGTAAAATGTTCAGGTAGGGAGCTGAGGATCTCGCCGAAAGCCTCCGTCGAATTATGTAAGGCCATCAAAGGGATGAGGCTTCAAGAAGCCAAGAAGCTCCTTGAAGATGTTACAGCAAAGAGGAGACCCATACCTTACAGGCGCTATAATAAGGAGGTTCCACATAAGGGCGGAATAGGATTCCATGCAGGCCGCTACCCGGTGAAGGCCGCTGAAAGATTCAGGAAGCTGCTTGAGGAGCTCGAGGCAAACGCTGAGTATAAGGGTCTGGACATTGAGAAGATAAAGATAATCCACGCCGCATCCCATAGGGGAATGAAGATTAAGAAGTATATTCCAAGAGCCTTCGGAAGGGCGTCGCCGAGCTTCAACACCCTAACACATGTTGAGCTCGTAGGATACGAGACAGAATGA
- the rpl4p gene encoding 50S ribosomal protein L4, producing the protein MSGRTVEVYDLEGKLKGKVELPRIFETPYRPDIIRRAVVAVQTHRLQPKGRDPMAGKRTTAESFGVGRDLARVPRVKGERHPRAGSAAFAPSTVGGRLAHPPRVDKKIWKRLNKKEARLALASAVAATGMKEIVESRGHMVESVPSIPLIVDDSLQQVSETKEAREILRRLGLWSDVERVIGKIKRRSGRACSRGRGLKIPKGPLIVYSEDRGVVKAFRNIPGIDLEKATDLNVEDLAPGTHPGRLTVYTESALKMLDEKFTRYELS; encoded by the coding sequence ATGTCAGGTAGAACAGTTGAAGTCTACGATTTGGAGGGTAAACTCAAAGGCAAGGTTGAGCTCCCAAGAATCTTTGAGACCCCATACAGACCAGACATAATCAGGAGGGCAGTAGTAGCCGTACAGACCCATAGACTCCAGCCTAAAGGGAGAGACCCCATGGCGGGTAAGAGGACGACAGCTGAATCTTTCGGTGTAGGCCGAGACTTAGCAAGGGTTCCGAGGGTTAAGGGTGAGAGACACCCCAGAGCAGGAAGCGCGGCCTTCGCACCAAGCACAGTCGGAGGCCGACTCGCACATCCACCCAGGGTTGATAAGAAGATTTGGAAGAGGCTGAATAAGAAGGAGGCTAGACTAGCCCTCGCCTCAGCAGTAGCAGCCACGGGAATGAAGGAGATAGTGGAGTCCAGAGGCCACATGGTGGAGAGCGTACCATCCATACCCTTGATCGTCGACGACAGTCTACAGCAGGTTTCAGAGACGAAAGAGGCGAGGGAGATATTGAGGAGGCTGGGCCTATGGAGCGACGTCGAGAGGGTCATTGGAAAGATAAAGAGGAGATCAGGAAGAGCATGCTCGAGGGGTAGAGGCCTAAAAATTCCCAAAGGACCTCTCATAGTCTACAGTGAGGACAGAGGCGTCGTGAAAGCCTTCAGAAACATTCCTGGAATAGATCTGGAGAAGGCTACAGACCTCAATGTTGAAGACCTAGCCCCAGGAACACATCCAGGTAGACTGACAGTATATACTGAGTCAGCCCTGAAAATGTTGGATGAAAAGTTTACGAGGTATGAATTATCATGA
- a CDS encoding RNA-binding protein produces the protein MVQHPPRRKWRLCIAIPASLTEDTPHLREKTFKVGLVGRASSIFRVEDIMIYRDKPEMDQRETARLAEAILKYMDTPQYLRRSLIRLNPNLKYVGILPPLRTPHHQVSKNIRDLKVGDFRQGVVSTRIGGKTLIDVGLDKPVTVDEKLPKGLRLTVRIVKVDGEVEAVKVPEDEISIYWGYNVTVTNLPLAESTRKVGFDLVVATSRFGRMVSEVLPRLQSTLNESRRVLVAFGSPTEGLSQILAKEGLSLNEYADYTVNTVPNQGVETVRSEEAIYATLSIINMLG, from the coding sequence ATGGTTCAACATCCTCCCAGAAGAAAGTGGAGACTATGCATAGCCATACCTGCATCGCTGACTGAGGATACTCCTCACCTGAGGGAGAAAACTTTCAAGGTAGGGTTGGTTGGACGGGCCTCATCCATATTCAGGGTCGAAGATATAATGATATATAGAGATAAACCTGAGATGGACCAGCGGGAAACGGCGAGACTCGCAGAGGCAATCCTGAAATATATGGATACGCCCCAATACTTGAGGAGGAGTCTGATAAGGCTAAACCCCAACCTCAAATATGTAGGGATACTCCCGCCCCTACGCACCCCCCACCACCAAGTCTCCAAAAATATTAGGGACCTGAAGGTTGGAGACTTCAGGCAAGGAGTCGTCTCCACAAGGATCGGCGGCAAGACACTTATAGACGTAGGGTTGGATAAACCGGTGACGGTAGATGAGAAGCTGCCTAAAGGGTTGAGGCTCACAGTCAGAATAGTCAAGGTTGATGGGGAGGTTGAGGCTGTGAAGGTCCCTGAGGATGAGATAAGCATATATTGGGGGTATAATGTTACTGTCACGAACCTTCCACTTGCAGAGTCTACTAGAAAGGTTGGGTTCGACCTCGTCGTAGCTACTTCAAGATTCGGAAGGATGGTAAGTGAGGTGTTGCCTAGGTTGCAGTCAACACTGAATGAGTCTAGAAGGGTCCTGGTTGCCTTCGGCTCGCCAACCGAAGGTTTGAGCCAGATACTGGCAAAGGAGGGGCTGAGCCTGAATGAGTATGCAGACTACACTGTAAACACGGTGCCGAATCAAGGTGTTGAAACAGTCAGGAGTGAGGAGGCTATCTACGCAACCCTTAGCATAATAAACATGTTGGGGTGA
- a CDS encoding 30S ribosomal protein S8: MTLLDPLANGLSTIVETEKRRKRECIVQPASKMMGQVLRVMQRNGYIGEFEYIEDGRAGKFKIQLLGRINKCGVVKPRYSVGVDELENWEKRYLPSRDMGTLILTTPKGVISSREAKEKHTGGRLVAYVY; the protein is encoded by the coding sequence TTGACCCTACTAGATCCGTTGGCAAACGGCCTCTCAACAATAGTTGAGACAGAGAAGAGGAGGAAGAGAGAATGCATAGTCCAGCCTGCTTCCAAGATGATGGGTCAAGTACTCAGAGTCATGCAGAGGAACGGGTACATAGGGGAGTTCGAATATATTGAGGACGGCAGAGCTGGAAAATTCAAGATTCAACTACTTGGAAGAATAAACAAGTGTGGAGTTGTGAAGCCCAGATACTCCGTCGGAGTCGATGAACTTGAGAATTGGGAGAAAAGATACCTCCCATCAAGAGATATGGGAACCCTGATCTTAACAACACCAAAAGGAGTCATCTCAAGCAGGGAGGCGAAGGAGAAGCATACAGGCGGTAGACTAGTAGCCTACGTATATTAG
- the rpmC gene encoding 50S ribosomal protein L29 — translation MLPEERGKKLIELRAELTRLRTTVASGGSVENPGRIRELRRTIARILTLESQQRRVEEK, via the coding sequence ATGCTTCCTGAGGAGAGGGGTAAGAAGCTCATAGAGTTGAGGGCTGAACTTACACGTCTTAGAACAACAGTAGCCTCAGGTGGGAGTGTTGAGAATCCTGGGAGGATAAGGGAGTTGAGGAGAACGATCGCCAGAATCCTAACCTTGGAGTCTCAGCAGAGGAGGGTTGAGGAGAAGTGA